Proteins encoded together in one Camelina sativa cultivar DH55 chromosome 9, Cs, whole genome shotgun sequence window:
- the LOC104712145 gene encoding caffeoylshikimate esterase-like, translated as MVTYKEDYVLNSRGIQLFTCSWKPEAELHQEPKALIFLCHGYAMESSITMSSTAMRLANAGFAVYGMDYEGHGKSGGLNGYVKKFDDLVLDVSSHYSSICEMEENKGKMRFLMGESMGGAVVLLLARKKPDFWDGAVLVAPMCKLAEDIKPHPMVISFLTKLTRFIPTWKIVPSNDIIDVAFKESHIRKQVRENEYCYKGRPRLKTAHQLLMVSLDLEKNLHQVSMPFIVLHGEDDKVTDQNVSKLLYEVASSSDKTFKLYPNMWHGLLYGESPENLTIVFSDIINWLNERASVKNQRLETELKHMNDGFSMHK; from the exons ATGGTTACGTACAAAGAG GATTATGTGTTGAACTCACGAGGGATACAACTTTTCACGTGTTCATGGAAACCAGAGGCCGAGCTGCACCAAGAACCAAAGGCTTTAATCTTTCTCTGTCATGGCTACGCCATGGAATCAAGCATCACCATGAGCA GCACTGCAATGAGATTGGCCAATGCGGGATTCGCGGTCTACGGAATGGACTATGAAGGGCATGGTAAATCCGGGGGATTAAATGGTTATGTCAAAAAATTTGATGATCTTGTTCTTGACGTCTCTTCTCATTACTCTTCGATTTGCG AGATGGAAGAGAATAAGGGAAAGATGAGGTTTCTAATGGGAGAATCCATGGGAGGAGCAGTCGTGTTACTGTTAGCGAGAAAGAAGCCCGATTTTTGGGACGGTGCAGTTTTAGTCGCTCCCATGTGTAAG TTGGCAGAAGACATAAAGCCACATCCTATGGTGATCTCATTTCTCACAAAGCTAACTCGGTTTATTCCAACTTGGAAGATAGTTCCTAGCAACGATATTATTGACGTGGCATTTAAAGAATCCCACATAAGAAAACAG GTAAGAGAAAACGAGTATTGCTACAAGGGCCGACCTCGCTTGAAAACCGCTCACCAACTCTTAATGGTTAGCTTGGATCTTGAAAAGAATCTTCATCAG GTATCGATGCCATTTATTGTCCTTCACGGTGAAGATGATAAAGTTACAGACCAAAACGTAAGCAAACTACTATACGAGGTGGCTTCAAGTTCGGACAAGACTTTTAAGCTATACCCGAACATGTGGCATGGGCTTTTATACGGGGAATCTCCGGAGAATTTGACGATTGTGTTTAGTGATATCATAAATTGGCTAAACGAGAGAGCTTCTGTCAAAAACCAAAGGTTAGAGACTGAGTTAAAGCATATGAAtgatggtttttctatgcataaATAA
- the LOC104712143 gene encoding 60S ribosomal protein L35-1 → MARIKVHELREKSKSDLSAQLKDLKAELALLRVAKVTGGAPNKLSKIKVVRKSIAQVLTVASQKQKSALREAYKNKKLLPLDLRPKKTRAIRRRLTKHQASLKTEREKKKEMYFPIRKYAIKV, encoded by the exons ATGG CGAGAATCAAGGTTCATGAGTTGAGGGAGAAATCAAAATCGGATCTTTCTGCTCAATTGAAAGATCTCAAGGCGGAACTTGCTCTCCTCCGTGTCGCTAAGGTCACTGGTGGTGCTCCTAACAAGCTCTCTAAGAT CAAAGTGGTGAGGAAGTCCATTGCGCAAGTGTTGACTGTGGCCTCACAGAAACAAAAGTCTGCTCTTAGAGAAgcatacaagaacaagaagttgttGCCACTCGATCTCCGTCCAAAGAAGACTAGAGCCATCAGAAGGAGACTAACTAAACACCAG GCGTCACTGAAGACagaacgagagaagaagaaagaaatgtacTTTCCAATTAGAAAGTATGCCATCAAGGTTTAA